CTTAAAACTATGCGACGAGTTTGGTTCAGACTCAGGACGCACATGTGATAGACGTTGCTCAGGCCAACGTTGTGCGATAGTCTTGTATATGTTATATGGGCGTGGATCAggatattatataatatgtgatatGTATTTAAGTTTTACCATTGTGCTATGGGCCTTGCCCTGAACAATATGTGATGAGCTTGGTCCAGGACAATGCATGATTGAATTGGCGGTTATTTTTGTAAGATGGACGTTGCTTATTATGGTCTAGGTTTTTGGACATCAGGATAATATAACTGGCGTAACTTGCAGGAGCAAACGTATGTGGCACAAAATAATATGTGCTTgaatgattgattgatggggttTGCTATgaccttgttccggttataaccgagtcCGTGGGGCACATTAACATTAGTCTGTTAAACTTGCTTATATTATTAAACATGGGCTGCGTCATCGGAAACGTAGACTGGTAACGTCGATAACCGACGATGAGATAGGCTACTGTGGAAAATTACCTTTTCTGTAATGGCTAGGTTCtatttagaataaaaaatgaaaactcgTCAAGAGCACCAGGCATTTGATTTTAATCGATACGTTAGCGTTATCATTATGAACAAGTAAACTTGTAATCCTATGTATCATTTTAGTATTATGTTGTAAATACAGAAATATCACATTATTGTTTATCATCCTTTAAACTTCATCAACGATTACCATCTGTTTATTATTCGTCTTAACATACCTTATAGTAGCTCTCTGTTGTGCAATATTTTCTTGTGTTTGTGTATACAAATATAATCTGTTTCCGAAGTATTAATTCGTTTGTATTACCATGAACTTGATTATCATGGacgaaataaataaaaacgtTAACAGTGTATGGATTGCTGTGTTCTTTGTTCTTAAATGTGTCCCATGGGTAGtaatgaaattttacaataaCTAAATAACTATACTATACTGCCTTCGCATTTTGACATTTACTCCATAAAAAATCTCTGTTGTTCAATCCGAATAATTGCTATTACGAAAAACTTCAATGGCGGGAGTTAACGAAAATATAACATACACTTAAATAGTACAAAATGTGCAAAGAATTACtttaatgtaaattacatgttcAAAACTCAATTTCATCATTCATGCTCGTGTGTCAAcgtatatttgatataaaaatttcTACAAACACTACTTCCCTCCCCTAGTGAATGCTTTGCTATTGTTCTCCCTTTGACTGGGAAGTCCTAGTTTCCACACGGTTGTCTGTCTGAATGTCTGATCTCGAGTCAGATGCACGTGTATCTACACGTGGCAACGAAGTCCCACGTGACATGTCGGTACGTGTATGCGCATGCGAGCCTACGCTACTATGTGACTGCCTGGACGACTTTGATCTTCGGGAAGTGGTAGAAATCTGATCGGCATCTTCCCCGCATGTCAGGAATTCTGGAGCGATTGAACCTAGAGTTTTGCGCATGTTGGCGAGAAGTGACTCCGACCCAGATACTATCTGATTAAAAGCAGTTTCATAGTCAGTAATCAAACTATCAAATCTCTCGCGCTCTACTAACTTTTTACACAAGCTTTCGTTTATTTTAGTTAGTTGCGTGGTCATCATTCCAAGATCATACTGAAGTTTGGACTGTTCGTCCTTGAGGTTTTTAATGTCCTTCTGGAGGTCGTCTCTTTTGAGTCTCATTTCGTCTACACAATTAAGGAGATCAATATTGGTCCTCTGTAGGTAAGCGTCAGCCCGCTGTTTGCGACTCTGCTGAGAAGACATGGCGTTGAATTATGACGTTTCTGGGTGACTCctctgaaataaaaaatgaaataaaattagaataaGTCAAATGCAAATCGAGTCGcccttatatatttacatagtaACATAACTTCAAGTGATTTCAAGTTTCTGTCTAGGAAGTTGACAACGTGAGTTAATTTTGCCGTGGGAATAGATAGAAGGAAAAATGGACTCGTACTGTGTTAACGCATTTCTTCTAAGTTCTGACTTACAAGTTTTCTTTTCTTGAAGAATGCATCTAGAAGTTAGAGGTTTTACTAGGAGCTTTATCATGCTTCTGTCGTTATGCCCACCCAGGAATattgtcatagcaaaactgaaggcaattCATGGGAAAAATGACCAATCGCAGGTCTGCAGAAActtcatttgaaaattacaatgcGAAGTCCAACTTCAAAGCTACACAGTCCACCATTAGATAGTCTACCGTTATTGAATTAATGTACAATAAAGGACCAATCTCCCTGTCACATCTGTAGTCGCACACACAGCCTTCAGGGTTGGTATTCCACAGGGGTGAATATAAGTACTGGATTGATTAAACTTTGGTTAATTAGATTAACGTGTTATTAACAGTTTAAAAGGACAGCATCCTTTGTTTTTCGATGTTTTGTGGTGCGTGAAAATATGTATATGCTTTGGGAGTCTGCGGTATATTACATATTAACCCTTGGGATATTAATgataggttttactgtacatatacGAACAAATGAATCGAAGCTTATCAGGTGTTACTGTACACGCGAACAACTGAGTCGATCCTAACCATAGATTTTGCTGTACATACAAACACTTGGGTCATCACTAATTCCGGACGAGGAGGTTAAATCTGTACGGACACACAAGATAgctcttattttacttcaataagAAGGTAGGCTATACAGTGGCCGAGTAATTAAGATGTCCAGATATGTTACCACAAGCGCTCCACCTTTgagtcgcgagttcgaattcTATGTGGGACAGTTGACAAGTACTTGCCGAAGGTCGATTATTTTTCTCTTGGTATAATGGCTTTCATCTGCCTCCTAAACATGGCATgtcctttaatgaccctggctgtttaatGAAAGCAAACCAACCCCGCTGTAAAGGGAACTATTTGCTATAACGTTGGTTTGAACGCCGGATATATAATGCTTAAATTTTTGACATAAGGTCGTAAGTCGTCAGAATGAGATAATAACATAAATTTTCGATAATTCAGAAgttcttttaaaatattaatttctacTCACCAATTAAATCTCTTATTCCTGATTGTAGTTTGTTTATCGTTGCTTTGACAACAGTGGCATTACAATGGTTCCATCAAACAAATAATGTGAATCTTCCTAACTCCTTCAAAACCTTCCGTACATGGAAGAaagttgtgttattttttctgATGTCGAGATATGTTTTGGGGGTTAGGTGTCACCCATCACAACCAACACGTGTCCGTATAATccacacatacaaataaaacacatgtaatACTCAATGTGTGTGCTTTATCATAACTTTTATCAAATTTTGTCCACAATCCGAAACTCACCCCCGGGGTACATGTACTTCGGAATTCATTGAGTGAGTAACTGCACATATCTAATTCCCAATGTAGCGATTGGAATACACAAGTGTTATTTATCTGAATGtaaatttattgatattataatatacgtacaacaacaaaatgacgtcaaaattaTTCAcgtataatataaaaaatttcTAATATTCCATACGTCACAGAAAAACATAAGAGTTCGTGTCCCCGCGTAGAAAGGTTATTAAAATTTGACAGAGAGTTCAcacttttataaatatttgttttatgacaAGATTAGATTTAATATCAAACTCGCTAAGACAATATCCGAACCTTTCGCCTGGACCTGAGGTACTATAACACTTATTGATTAATGTAAATAGCATTGTCTTTACATTGTGGATGTTTCAATAGACCTttttgtagatacatgtatacaacatgGTCTCCAGCTCAGAGTTTTAGCGTACACGTCCCAGGCTGTGGGTATAGACATGTGCTAGCCGACTGCCTCTCAATACAGGACGGGCTATCTGTTAGATCGCACCTATTAAAACAATGGTCACTCCACTACAGATCTGTAACCACATTTGGCAAACAATCTTGTAGACAACAATGTAGTCGTTGTATCTGTTGACCTGTCTACCTTAACCCGACGCTATATAGTcggtatataaatattaaaccTCCCGCTTACAGAGacatgttaaatattgtccaTTTGCTGCAATATTGTACAACTCAAAAGATTTCTACAGGTAATGTAGTCCTCTATCCAGATGGAAAACACAGTAGGTCGGTACATGCGTTAATTATTTTCGTTCAATGTGCCTGCAAGGGACAATTGTCAGGAAATTGACAGTAGGTCGGttgttttttctccgggaactcaTCATTTCCCCCCACTTTGTTCCTTCTTGACATGAAATATTAGCTGAGCCATGCAGATCACGAGTTTTTTATGTTGAACTCGCCGATAGTACCCTTTTGAGTGTATTTTAGGTCCTTGCCCAAACGACCGGGTTTAGTCTATCTCTGCTGTTGATAATTTGTTCAATGCAATTTCACATGTATCATGGATCGTAGTAAAAAGTTTTAACTTAACCGAATTGGCGTTTATTTTTGGCAAAATGTAAAACTAGCTGGGTGATCTGGAGAGCCCGGAATGTTATTAGTgataccgttaatactacacttatcatctcCTCCCGAGCAATGgaaataattaaactttaattCCCAATCAGTACTGCGGATGCTGCACAATGTCGAACCAATGATTTGgatcacaggcgtttggctctactctatagacatttttctctttctgtatatgtaatacattaATACACGCATATATAGGAAGAACAATGtttatagagccaaacgcctgtggttgTACAGTAATCAGACCGCCTTTGGTAGGGAGCGATGGTCACGCCTCTTACCACTGAACAGTGTAGTGTTAATTCTATCTAAAACGTTCTAATTTAGTTTGTAAATTATTCATAAAAGTTTCTAGAAAATCTGGAAACTTGTAGAATATCATCGGGCTTGAATAAGGATATAAATAAGGATTGAGGAGTGTGGCGTTGGTTACTGAAAATCATGGATTCATTGGATTTCAGCAACTCAAGACTTTTGTGGAATTTGGAATTTTGAAACACGGGACGGAAAGGATATACAACGAACCAAAGCGGGGTATCTACAGTATGTACCTTCTATGCGGAATGGGTAGTATGTAttcattatattgtattttcaaAGTAAAATGTATAGTCATGTGTAGATAACTTCTGCAGCTTTTTAAAGTACCTACTTGAATCCTTTGattcattcatcatcatcatcatcatcatcatcattatcatcatcatcatcatcatcatcatcatcataatcatcatcatcatcatcatcatcatcatcatcatcatcatcatcatcatatcatcatcatcatcatcatcatcatcatcatcatcatcatcatcatcatcatcatcatcatcatcatcatcatcatcatcatcatcatcatcatcatcatcatcatcatcatcatcatcatcatcatcatcatcatcatcatcatcatcatcatcatcatcatcatcatcatcatcatcatcatcatcatcatcatcatcatcatcatcatcatcatcatcatcatcatcatcattatcatcatcatcatcatcatcatcatcatcatcatcatcatcatcatcataatcatcatcttcatcatcatcatcatcatcatcatcatcatcatcatcatcaccatcatcatcatcaccatcatcatcatcatcatcatcatcaaattgataaacattaccatcatcatcatcatcatcatggtATCATCATGGTATCATCGTCACCATCATCATaccatcgtcatcatcatcgtctTCATTTTAGTCTTTctgattttattattatatataatccCCCCTCcaaataattattacatttaaaaatattgattgtatatatatatatgggctTGAACGTACACAATTTTAGTATTCAATAATTTCTTAAAAGTTCcaactatttttttcttcaaagtgGCATATAACCAAATTTACATCGATTAATTATTactatgtttaaatgtaattttagCTTATCAAACAGACCAGCACAACGCCATATAGCGCTAAACTAATAGTAAATATTTGATAGGAAAGAATCAAGCTAACAAGGCTTTAGTCTGTTGTGGAGCTTTGaaaagagttgtctcccttccatTTAAGGAAGTAAGATGGCTTCGGGTGTGCTACCGACGAGGCACAGAAGAGATGAATCTATCAAACGCCAAAAATCCAAGTCGGACAGGGACATTTTGTTACAGATGGGATTCTCTAAACAGAGAGCGTAAGTTATAGAGAGCgtcattgtttattttgataagGGAATACGTTTACGTCACGATACATTTATCTTGGTGTCAACAATGTTATAACGTTACACGGATTGTTGACATGAGTCACTGACACATTTTGGATCACGATCTCCATCCAAACGTAACCTATTTATATCTCTGGCCATTAACCCTTTGtctaaatgtaattttttaGATTTTAGCTAAAGTTCCAACTGTTGTCACTTTAGTAAACAGAAATGTGAACATGATCAAGTATATAGCCTATTTCATTTCTAGGCATTGGTCTACTGATCGTTCGGATAGTTATAGTACATGTAGGTCTAACTATAGGCCTAAGGCATGACAAAACATATCAGATAaagtaactatacagtaaaattGAAGGATAAGTAACTGGAGTCTGACCATTTATCAATAAGAATCTGTGCCAGCTATTTTAATATGAGAGATAACAAAACCCCCCAAAACAATACAGTGCAGTAGAGATCTACATATGTAGACAAACAGTAATTAAAACAAGTCCAACTATTTATGGTTAATGAAGTGTGCTAATGGTATTGATGACAGAACTGCAAAGTGGTAAGATGATAAGAAATCTATAAAAACAACTTCTAGGCTACATATACCTCTACCCCTGGaagttttagataaaaaaataaactactATTGTACCTGTAGAATTAGGTCATAATCGTTTATCTGAGACCAGGAAGTTCCAACATGTATTGTGTgcacatttacataaaaaataaaaaaaacttacctGGCATCTTTTTACTTCAATTCAACGTTAAATATAAAGGATCATGATCACATGAAATGTAGGTCTAACTTACAAGCTATCTCTATGTGTACATTTATACACATGACATTTATATAGGTAGGCCTTTTTCAGACAACAATTTTTTTTGGCACAAAAATTCAATTTTAGGTAAAAGTACACAAactatttaaatacagataagcTTAAACAGAATAATGTTTCCAATATTGGGATAATATCAAATGTCCATTACAGGAGGGACAGTTAATTACGTAACAGGATggacatacatatgtacatgtacgtaacAGGATGACCAtccataaatttaaaatattttacacagGCAGTGCCTATATTGATCCTTTTCTGATTCTGGTACAATGGTATACATTAGTATAGTTAAATTATGTACTATAAGCTTAATTTTagattatgaatattttatgaatatatatatgggtAACATAACAGGATGGACTTCCATACTCAACAGGATGGACATGAGCCATTAATAACAGGATGGATATTACCGTAGTAAAGATTTCTGTACATAATACTGTTTATAGTTACTAATACACAAACTTCAGGATGTACGTAATGCAGATCTACACCTTGTAATTTTacttgaatattttatattataataatcacAATTAAAAACATCTACAAAGACATTATGATAAATAGATCTACCTAAAATGAGTGATAAACTACAAACaatcatattatttttcttttcttactGCATCATATCTGTAGGGTTATATTTTGAAGGTACAAAATACTGTAGCTATAGCGTTTTTGCCCATCTAGGCTTTTcaggcaattttttttttcgataacCATATTCCCTAATTGCATTTCACAGTGTAATCTGCCTTTGCAGATAGGTGTTGATTTTGAAGTCGATTGTTTGAAGGCGCATGTAcgcgtaacatcatacttatAGGAGAAAATGATGAGTTTCACTAACAACATAAtgaactctgtaatatgcaaagatggattATGGATTGTAGGTGTCATGAATTCTTATCAAATTCCTGTGCCCATAACTGAGGAATGTTCTTGTCAAATCTCTGTGCACATAACTGAGGAATGTTCTTGTCAAATCAAATTCCTGTGCCCATAACTGAGGAATGTTCTTGTCAAATCTCTGTGCACATAACTGAGGAATGTTCTTGTCAAATTCCTGTGCCCATAACTGAGGAATGTTCTTGTCAAATCTCTGTGCCCATAACTGAGGAATTTTCTTGTCAAATCTCTGTGCTTATAATTGAGGAATGTTCTTGTCACATCCCTGTGCCCATAACTGAGGAATGTTCTTGTCAAATTCCTGTGCCCATAACTGAGGAATGTTCTTGTCAAATCCCTGTGACCATAATGAGGAATGTTCTTGTCAAATCTCTGTGCCCATAACTGAGGAATGTTCTTGTCTTGTTATTAAATCAAGtgattttcttttcaatttaaGTTTCCAAAGATCAGTCTTTAtgattatttaaacatttaattgaaacatcattaaatataattgaGTTGTTGATTTGCTTTCGCAAATTTATCTAGATCGCAAAAATTTAAAGTGCATTGCACATGAAAGAAGTTGATTTATTTAAAGGTacaattcaatgaggctaattctgttacataaccacgaagcaaaatataacataaatgtattgttctatattccttatgaaacataaaacaagaaatattgacaaattccatgacattgttaagttttttgattgataccgttgaaattccaaattgttgatcaatacgattaagcaggtataacatgtatgctgtacaCACACCCTAACCAAAGTCATGTACGTTAgtcaaatgcaatacataaccactgaggagttgacgaaattatatttagataagAACATGCACCTAACaacgtaaacacactactgtaagagcgatttgagtagttctagacaaaacaATTCTTTACTACATTGGCAAGGGCTAGGGTTTGGCACATAAGAcatccgaccacaatgtgtaatgacagacagcaagcgagtttgaacacttCACACACACTCACCACCATGGACTTttttggcatatcacagtaaatcCCAACTTATCTAATtttcattagaactggtttattaccaatatatatgtaaatgttaatattctcttagactgaattatCCCTTTAATGATTCACTGGACTCAGTTATACTCATGATTTTCTTGTGGGTCtcaccaacattttgagaaccctatatatatatttttttactggGACTCATCACAATTTGAAAATTAGTGTTCTTGACTTGTCTTAACGTTCCTTCATAAGTATGGTCTGACCAtggtatattggtaaagagttaactcagtattgtctgaccatggtatattggtaatgagtttactcagtattgtctgaccatggtatattggtaaagagtttactcagtattgtctgaccatggtatattggtaaagagtttactcagtattgtctgaccatggtatattggtaatgagtttactcagtattgtctgaccatggtatattggtaaagagtttactcagtattgtctgaccatggtatattggtaaagagtttacatcagtattgtctgaccatggtatattggtaagagtttactcagtattgtctgaccatggtatattggtaaagagtttactcagtattgtctgaccatggtatattggtaaagagtttactcagtattgtctgaccatggtatattggtaagagtttactcagtattgtctgaccatggtatattggtaaagagttTTCAGTATTGTCTGACCTGGTATATGTAAAGAGTTTACTCAGTATTGTCTGACCAtggtatattggtaaagagtttactcagtattgtctgaccatggtatattggtaaagagtttactcagtattgtctgaccatggtatattggtaaagagtttactcagtattgtctgaccatggtatattggtaaagagtttactcagtattgtctgaccatggtatattggtaaagagtttactcagtattgtctgaccatggtatattggtaatgagtttactcagtattgtctgaccatgatatattggtaaagagtttactcagtattgtctgaccatggtatattggtaaagagtttactcagtattgtctgaccatggtatattggtaaagagtttactcagtattgtctgaccatggtatattggtaaagagtttactcagtattgtctgaccatggtatattggtaaagagtttactcagtattgtctgaccatggtatattggtaaagagtttactcagtattgtctgaccatggtatattggtaaagagtttactcagtattgtctgaccatggtatattggtaaagagtttactcagtattgtctgaccatggtatattggtaaagagtttactcagtattgtctgaccatggtatattggtaaagagttaactcagtattgtctgaccatggtatattggtaaagagtttactcagtattgtctgaccatggtatattggtaaagagtttactcagtattgtctgaccatggtatattggtaaagagtttactcagtattgtctgaccatggtatattggtaaagagtttactcagtattgtctgaccatggtatattggtaaagagtttactcagtattgtctgaccatggtatattggtaaagagttaactcagtattgtctgaccatggtatattggtaaagagtttactcagtattgtctgaccatggtatattggtaaagagtttactcagtattgtctgaccatggtatattggtaaagagtttactcagtattgtctgaccatggtatattggtaaagagttaactcagtattgtctgaccatggtatattggtaaagagtttactcagtattgtctgaccatggtatattggtaaagagtttactcagtattgtctgaccatggtatattggtaaagagtttactcagtattgtctgaccatggtatattggtaaagagtttactcagtattgtctgaccatggtatattggtaaagagtttactcagtattgtctgaccatggtatattggtaaagagtttactcagtattgtctgaccatggtatattggtaaagagtttactcagtattgtctgaccatggtatattggtaaagagtttactcagtattgtctgaccatggtatattggtaaagagtttactcagtattgtctgaccatggtatattggtaaagagtttactcagtattgtctgaccatggtatattggtaaagagtttactcagtattgtctgaccatggtatattggtaaagagtttactcagtattgtctgaccatggtatattggtaaagagtttactcagtattgtctgaccatggtatattggtaaagagtttaactcagtattgtctgaccatggtatattggtaaagagtttactcagtattgtctgaccatggtatattggtaaagagtttactcagtattgtctgaccatggtatattggtaaagagtttactcagtattgtctgaccatggtatattggtaaagagttACTTTA
The Argopecten irradians isolate NY chromosome 9, Ai_NY, whole genome shotgun sequence DNA segment above includes these coding regions:
- the LOC138332267 gene encoding microtubule nucleation factor SSNA1-like, giving the protein MSSQQSRKQRADAYLQRTNIDLLNCVDEMRLKRDDLQKDIKNLKDEQSKLQYDLGMMTTQLTKINESLCKKLVERERFDSLITDYETAFNQIVSGSESLLANMRKTLGSIAPEFLTCGEDADQISTTSRRSKSSRQSHSSVGSHAHTRTDMSRGTSLPRVDTRASDSRSDIQTDNRVETRTSQSKGEQ